The Polyangium mundeleinium genome contains the following window.
GGGAAGATCACGCGAGCGGCGAAGCAGCCGGTGGCGCGTGCGTCCGCAAGGACGAGGACGAGGCCTTCGCTCGCGAAAGGGACGGCGAAGAGCGCGGCGACGGCGACGGCGACACGAGGGGCGAAAACGATCGCATCGAAGAAGGGGATGGCGACGAAGATCGTGCCGAAGGTCTCGGTGAAGGCGCACGCGCGCAAAGGCGCGGCCACGAGGAAGGCTCCAACGCGTCGGAGTGCGTGACGACCGCGTGGATCAGAGCGTGACGACGTCGATGGGCGGGCCCGCGGAGACCGTGACCTCCGAGGCGCGCAGCACGTCGCCGTCGAGCACGTAGGGCCCTTCGGGCGAGAAACGCACGACGAACGAGCGCGTGAGATCATCAAAAGCGCCTGCGCCGCCGATCGGCTTGCCGAGAAGGACGAGCGGCGCGCGCGGGCCGAGCGAGCGAGGAGGCAGAGGGCTCGCGACGAGGTGCGGGCTATCGAGGTCTTCGCCCGCGCGGTGGTTGACGCGCATGCCGAGGCCGAGGTCACGCACGACGGAGGCGCACACGAGCGACCAGCGATCGGAGGTGAGGCGATGCCCGTCGACCTCGATCGTGCACGGCATGGGCGTGAGCACTTGCTGTGCATACGGACCATCGACGAACGACTCGACGAAGATCCGGCCGGCGATCCGTGCCGCACCGCCGTACCCGCGCGCGCCATCCGCGTAGTAGAGGTCGAAGAACCGCGCGACGAGGCCGGTGCCGAAGATGAAGCCGATGCGCGTCGTCTCCGCGCCCTCGCGCGCCTCGCGCACGCGCAGCGTGGCCCTGCGTCGCGAGGCGAGCGCGCGGGAGGCGAGGAGCCGCGTGAGCAGCCGCCTGGGATCCCCCTGCATGCCGAAGTTCCGCGCGACGGTGGCGACGGTGCCGCCGGGCAGGAGCGCGAGGCGCGGGAGCGAGGCCTCGCCGAAGGCCCGCGCGAGCGCCGTGACGCCGGCCATGAAGCTGCCGTCCCCGCCGGAGAGGATCACGAGGTCCGTGCCACGCGCCGCGATCCGCGCGCAGACGGCGTCGAGCTCGGCGACCTGCGTGGTGGGATGAACCTCGGCGACGCCCGCGCAGATGCGCCTCACGTCGTCGAGGAGCGAGGGCCGTCGGCGGTAGAGGCGAGCCGTGATGTTGGCGATGACGTCGAAACGCATGAACGGAAGGCCCTCGCGACGCCGAGGCCTGTAGGGGCGCGGACGCGATGGGCGTGTTCGGGAGACAAAAGAGCCCCCCGAAGCGCGCAGGGTGACGCACCGGAGGCGCGGGGGAAAGGGCCGAGCGCGCGCGGGCCACGGAAGGCTTTGCGAGTCGGGGCGAGGTCAGGTAGCTCGAAAGGAACGCCCGATGATCGCTCGCCGCACGAAACTCCCGCGCGCCCTTGGAAGTCTCCTCGTCCTTGCTCTCGCTGCAGGCTGCGGCGGAGGCCCGGCGCTGCGCGCCGCGGAGCAAGGCGATCTCGGCGGG
Protein-coding sequences here:
- a CDS encoding diacylglycerol/lipid kinase family protein, coding for MRFDVIANITARLYRRRPSLLDDVRRICAGVAEVHPTTQVAELDAVCARIAARGTDLVILSGGDGSFMAGVTALARAFGEASLPRLALLPGGTVATVARNFGMQGDPRRLLTRLLASRALASRRRATLRVREAREGAETTRIGFIFGTGLVARFFDLYYADGARGYGGAARIAGRIFVESFVDGPYAQQVLTPMPCTIEVDGHRLTSDRWSLVCASVVRDLGLGMRVNHRAGEDLDSPHLVASPLPPRSLGPRAPLVLLGKPIGGAGAFDDLTRSFVVRFSPEGPYVLDGDVLRASEVTVSAGPPIDVVTL